A region of Antedon mediterranea chromosome 8, ecAntMedi1.1, whole genome shotgun sequence DNA encodes the following proteins:
- the LOC140056883 gene encoding glutathione peroxidase 2-like, which produces MAAERKRPWQTARVATLVSKKHSQKNLNHQGSVLPGIPRKNIEDNFTQPRPEQLLPVHVVRSLYELSGVMLDGKIMSFAKFEGKMVLLTNIASADKHCVRELNQLNELATTYGSRGLTILAFPCNQFGHNEPYENDEILKCLQYVRPGCNFIPKFQVMAKCDVNGGFADPIFEFLKHRMPVTSDNSESLFRENQNDVTWSPLNKSDIMWNFEKFLVGPDGLPVRRYTVRTRASALGYDIELQIKRIAKMKIEGNKFFHYEPQDKSYKD; this is translated from the exons ATGGCAGCCGAAAGAAAACGGCCATGGCAAACGGCTAGAGTTGCCACATTGGTATCCAAGAAACATTCGCAGAAAAATTTAAACCACCAGGGCTCCGTTCTACCTGGGATACCTCGAAAGAATATAGAGGACAACTTCACACAGCCTAGGCCTGAACAACTTTTACCAGTACATGTCGTGCGATCTCTCTATGAACTATCTGGTGTGATGTTAGACGGAAAAATAATGTCTTTTGCCAAGTTTGAAGGCAAGATGGTGTTATTGACAAATATTGCAAGTGCAGATAAACACTGTGTACGCGAACTAAATCAG CTAAATGAATTAGCTACCACGTATGGTAGTCGAGGTTTGACTATTCTGGCTTTTCCATGCAACCAATTCGGACATAATGAACCATATGAGAATGACGAGATCCTGAAGTGTCTTCAGTACGTCAGGCCCGGATGCAACTTCATTCCAAAATTCCAAGTAATGGCAAAATGTGACGTCAACGGAGGATTTGCAGACCCGATATTCGAATTTCTTAAACATCGTATGCCAGTCACTAGCGATAATTCGGAGAGTCTCTTTCGAGAAAATCAAAATGACGTCACGTGGTCGCCGCTAAACAAATCTGACATAATGTGGAACTTTGAGAAATTTTTAGTTGGACCGGATGGACTCCCAGTAAGGAGGTATACAGTTAGAACAAGAGCGTCTGCTCTTGGCTATGACATAGAACTTCAAATTAAGCGAATAGCGAAAATGAAGATAGAAGGAAACAAGTTCTTTCACTATGAACCTCAAGACAAATCATATAAAGACTGA
- the LOC140056875 gene encoding L-methionine gamma-lyase-like isoform X2, whose product MADKDQKKFGFLSNYPFCSPRKLENTHEYDADTKLDTIAVTAQCKLGDQNLASPVVPSISLSSTFRINNVGEYKKCAEEGYIYGRLANHSCESAAEAINLLEGGTGALIFPSGMSAITTTLLTVLQKGDHVIFPDPLYSGTYRFAKDMLHKYGIEISIVEAGNIEAYRKEIRPNTKVLYGETPTNPTLTILDLDAFVELAKSVKGGSLTIVDATFASPYLQQTLKHGVDISIHSCTKYIGGHSDVIGGSLCTSNKQLYEYIAELQRQMGNIQSPFDAFLMLRGIRTLPLRMVKHSQNALVIAQYLEQHPKIIRVFYPGLASHPQHVIAKKQMSDFSGMVVFDVAGGLEAGKTLVALIVLAVSLGGHESLIEHSASMTHGEEIMSKKEREDGGITDGLIRLSVGLENASDLIKDLEQALAKM is encoded by the exons ATGGCAGATAAGGATCAAAAGAAGTTTGGCTTTTTGAGTAACTACCCGTTTTGTAGTCCAAGAAAATTGGAAAACACTCACGAATATGACGCAGACACGAAGCTTGATACGATTGCTGTAACTGCTCAATGCAAATTGGGGGATCAGAATCTGGCCAGCCCTGTAGTGCCATCAATAAGTCTATCGTCTACATTCAGAATTAACAATGTTGGCGAATATAAAAAGTGTGCAGAG GAAGGCTATATTTATGGTAGACTGGCAAATCACTCATGCGAATCTGCTGCTGAGGCTATCAACTTGCTAGAAGGAGGAACAGGGGCCTTAATATTCCCCAGCGGCATGTCTGCTATCACAACAACATTGTTAACTGTGCTCCAAAAAGGGGACCACGTG ATATTTCCAGACCCATTGTACTCTGGTACCTATAGATTTGCTAAAGATATGCTGCACAAATACGGCATTGAAATATCAATCGTTGAAGCGGGTAACATTGAGGCGTATCGGAAGGAAATACGGCCCAATACAAAG GTTCTGTATGGTGAGACGCCTACCAATCCTACGTTGACTATTCTTGATCTTGATGCTTTTGTTGAACTTGCAAAGAGCGTAAAAGGTGGTTCCCTGACTATAGTGGATGCAACGTTTGCAAGTCCCTATCTACAACAAACGTTGAAACATGGTGTGGACATATCAATTCATAGTTG TACAAAGTATATTGGTGGACATAGCGACGTTATTGGAGGCTCACTTTGTACTTCAAATAAGCAATTGTATGAATACATTGCTGAACTACAACGGCAGATGGGTAACATACAG TCTCCGTTCGATGCTTTCCTGATGCTACGAGGAATTCGAACACTTCCTTTGAGAATGGTGAAACACAGCCAGAATGCACTGGTGATAGCCCAGTATCTGGAACAACATCCGAAG ATTATTCGGGTTTTCTATCCGGGCCTTGCTTCACATCCACAACATGTGATCGCAAAAAAACAGATGTCAGATTTCAGTGGTATGGTAGTTTTTGATGTGGCGGGAGGATTGGAAGCTGGCAAAACGTTGGTAGCG CTAATTGTTTTGGCCGTGTCATTAGGAGGCCATGAGAGTCTGATTGAACACTCGGCATCAATGACGCATGGTGAAGAAATAATGTCGAAAAAAGAACGAGAGGACGGCGGGATTACGGATGGACTGATACGCCTTAG TGTTGGACTTGAGAATGCGAGCGATTTGATTAAGGATCTTGAACAAGCTCTAGCAAAAATGTAG
- the LOC140056875 gene encoding L-methionine gamma-lyase-like isoform X1, producing the protein MADKDQKKFGFLSNYPFCSPRKLENTHEYDADTKLDTIAVTAQCKLGDQNLASPVVPSISLSSTFRINNVGEYKKCAEEGYIYGRLANHSCESAAEAINLLEGGTGALIFPSGMSAITTTLLTVLQKGDHVIFPDPLYSGTYRFAKDMLHKYGIEISIVEAGNIEAYRKEIRPNTKVLYGETPTNPTLTILDLDAFVELAKSVKGGSLTIVDATFASPYLQQTLKHGVDISIHSCTKYIGGHSDVIGGSLCTSNKQLYEYIAELQRQMGNIQSPFDAFLMLRGIRTLPLRMVKHSQNALVIAQYLEQHPKIIRVFYPGLASHPQHVIAKKQMSDFSGMVVFDVAGGLEAGKTLVANVKLIVLAVSLGGHESLIEHSASMTHGEEIMSKKEREDGGITDGLIRLSVGLENASDLIKDLEQALAKM; encoded by the exons ATGGCAGATAAGGATCAAAAGAAGTTTGGCTTTTTGAGTAACTACCCGTTTTGTAGTCCAAGAAAATTGGAAAACACTCACGAATATGACGCAGACACGAAGCTTGATACGATTGCTGTAACTGCTCAATGCAAATTGGGGGATCAGAATCTGGCCAGCCCTGTAGTGCCATCAATAAGTCTATCGTCTACATTCAGAATTAACAATGTTGGCGAATATAAAAAGTGTGCAGAG GAAGGCTATATTTATGGTAGACTGGCAAATCACTCATGCGAATCTGCTGCTGAGGCTATCAACTTGCTAGAAGGAGGAACAGGGGCCTTAATATTCCCCAGCGGCATGTCTGCTATCACAACAACATTGTTAACTGTGCTCCAAAAAGGGGACCACGTG ATATTTCCAGACCCATTGTACTCTGGTACCTATAGATTTGCTAAAGATATGCTGCACAAATACGGCATTGAAATATCAATCGTTGAAGCGGGTAACATTGAGGCGTATCGGAAGGAAATACGGCCCAATACAAAG GTTCTGTATGGTGAGACGCCTACCAATCCTACGTTGACTATTCTTGATCTTGATGCTTTTGTTGAACTTGCAAAGAGCGTAAAAGGTGGTTCCCTGACTATAGTGGATGCAACGTTTGCAAGTCCCTATCTACAACAAACGTTGAAACATGGTGTGGACATATCAATTCATAGTTG TACAAAGTATATTGGTGGACATAGCGACGTTATTGGAGGCTCACTTTGTACTTCAAATAAGCAATTGTATGAATACATTGCTGAACTACAACGGCAGATGGGTAACATACAG TCTCCGTTCGATGCTTTCCTGATGCTACGAGGAATTCGAACACTTCCTTTGAGAATGGTGAAACACAGCCAGAATGCACTGGTGATAGCCCAGTATCTGGAACAACATCCGAAG ATTATTCGGGTTTTCTATCCGGGCCTTGCTTCACATCCACAACATGTGATCGCAAAAAAACAGATGTCAGATTTCAGTGGTATGGTAGTTTTTGATGTGGCGGGAGGATTGGAAGCTGGCAAAACGTTGGTAGCG AACGTGAAGCTAATTGTTTTGGCCGTGTCATTAGGAGGCCATGAGAGTCTGATTGAACACTCGGCATCAATGACGCATGGTGAAGAAATAATGTCGAAAAAAGAACGAGAGGACGGCGGGATTACGGATGGACTGATACGCCTTAG TGTTGGACTTGAGAATGCGAGCGATTTGATTAAGGATCTTGAACAAGCTCTAGCAAAAATGTAG
- the LOC140057638 gene encoding uncharacterized protein produces the protein MHFLEWRQEEVCLSVLSDNGTNFVGGNNELKELRNLDNHITTDKTAAHGVKWRFNPPGAPHFSGVHEVMIKAAKRAIKAILENADITDEELISAVIGPEGLINSRPLHALTYQSASPNDVIPLTPNHFIHGQIGSEGSLHPKL, from the coding sequence ATGCATTTTTTAGAATGGCGTCAAGAAGAGGTATGCCTGAGCGTTCTATCAGATAACGGAACCAACTTCGTGGGAGGAAATAATGAACTAAAAGAGCTGAGAAACTTGGATAATCATATAACCACCGACAAAACAGCAGCCCATGGAGTAAAATGGAGATTCAATCCACCAGGAGCGCCCCATTTCAGTGGAGTGCATGAAGTTATGATAAAAGCAGCTAAGCGGGCGATAAAAGCGATATTAGAAAACGCTGACATCACTGATGAAGAGTTAATCAGCGCCGTAATTGGACCGGAAGGACTGATAAACTCAAGACCTCTCCATGCTCTAACATACCAATCGGCAAGTCCTAATGATGTAATTCCTTTGACACCTAATCATTTTATTCACGGTCAGATAGGATCAGAGGGAAGTTTGCACCCGAAGCTGTAG
- the LOC140056871 gene encoding uncharacterized protein translates to MRAGQCVIPLLAWVCCICYAKEIIYTSVGVIDPNPYVGSTQRANDTVNSRRRRSTVYSNSEIQAILDKHNELRSGVNPEASDMIFMKWDDDLATLAQEWSDTCTWDHGQPDSDTTSVFNPIGQNLWLGSGTADVQPDGVGATQAWYNEVSMYTYESRACTGVCGHYTQVVWADSYAVGCGITFCSETSEGQTNAWLLTCNYGPAGNYQRHPYLSGSSCTECSSGSGQCYNNQCRSCTEHEEACVCNQECSNCGTLSETHCNCTCPEGYMGNDCSELCEDTNAYCYAGWYPAQCTGYDYVREGCPLMCNECSALPDDFVCEEEDDSEAAGCSNECENGGTINSNTCGCSCTSEYQGNNCEENVEQVQNGVQITITAEISAWSSIESDLLAAVKTAIDEYCNLDENYQTCCPSSGSKTGDGTYNYIDTNDIYVGDGFPVSIDPSSFNILIYAVPEMDNELCAAGSSSGNRKRRDTDRLLNQRIKRDVVVYFDQDTLLAVITDSVNDISAAIGVPIEQVQRGLVIEEEEDEDDGGISDGVIAAIVIVVIAVIVAAFSVLYLVFRGKKSTKVENVRVSKSKNKIEDMEQQDVNI, encoded by the exons ATGAGAGCAGGACAGTGTGTAATCCCGTTGTTAGCGTGGGTATGTTGTATTTGCTACGCAAAAGAGATCATCTACACATCAGTAGGAGTAATAGACCCTAACCCATATGTTGGTAGTACGCAACGAGCTAATGATACAGTTAACTCAAGAAGAAGACGCTCTACGGTATATTCAAACAGTGAAATACAAGCGATTTTGGACAAACACAATGAGTTGAGATCAGGAGTAAATCCGGAGGCATCGGATATGATATTTATG AAATGGGATGATGATTTGGCGACATTGGCTCAAGAGTGGTCGGACACTTGTACTTGGGATCATGGACAACCAGACAGCGACACAACATCTGTATTTAATCCGATAGGGCAAAACCTATGGCTTGGCAGCGGTACTGCCGATGTCCAACCTGATGGAGTCGGTGCTACGCAAGCCTGGTACAATGAAGTGAGCATGTATACGTACGAATCAAGGGCTTGTACCGGCGTTTGTGGACATTATACCCAG GTTGTTTGGGCTGACTCCTATGCAGTAGGCTGTGGTATAACATTCTGTTCGGAAACAAGCGAGGGGCAAACAAATGCCTGGTTACTTACGTGTAATTATGGGCCTGc AGGTAACTACCAGAGACATCCATACCTTAGTGGATCAAGCTGTACTGAGTGTTCCTCTGGATCAGGACAATGCTACAACAATCAATGCC GTTCGTGTACAGAACACGAGGAAGCGTGTG TTTGCAATCAAGAATGTTCCAATTGCGGCACATTGAGTGAAACTCACTGCAACTGTACCTGTCCTGAAGGTTACATGGGGAATGACTGCTCTG aaCTATGTGAAGACACTAATGCCTACTGTTATGCGGGATGGTATCCAGCGCAATGCACTGGTTATGACTACGTACGAGAAGGATGTCCACTTATGTGTAACGAATGTA gtgcATTGCCAGATGATTTTGTATGTG aaGAGGAAGATGATAGTG aaGCTGCTGGCTGCAGTAATGAATGTGAAAACGGTGGGACTATCAACAGCAACACGTGTGGTTGCTCATGTACAAGTGAATATCAAGGCAATAATTGTGAAG AAAACGTAGAACAAGTTCAAAACGGTGTCCAAATCACTATCACAGCCGAGATATCAGCG TGGAGCAGTATTGAATCAGATTTGCTAGCCGCCGTTAAAACAGCTATTGACGAATATTGCAATTTGGACGAAAATTACCAAACCTGCTGTCCATCTAGTGGATCAAAAACTGG GGATGGAACGTACAACTACATAGATACAAACGACATCTACGTAGGAGATGGGTTTCCCGTAAGTATAGATCCAAGTTCATTCAACATTCTGATTTACGCTGTACCCGAAATGGACAACGAACTGTGTGCAGCCGGGAGCTCCTCTGGTAATCGTAAACGACGAGATACTGATCGATTGCTGAACCAAAGAATAAAGAGAGATGTAGTAG TATATTTTGACCAAGACACCCTACTAGCCGTTATTACGGATAGCGTAAATGACATTTCGGCAGCTATCGGCGTACCGATAGAACAAGTACAAAGAGGATTAGTAATTGAGGAAGAAGAAGATGAAGATGACGGCGGCATCTCCGACGGAGTTATAGCGGCGATTGTCATCGTGGTCATCGCCGTTATTGTCGCTGCATTCAGTGTATTGTACCTTGTTTTCAG ggGAAAGAAGTCGACAAAAGTTGAAAACG TTCGAGTTTCGAAATCCAAAAACAAAATCGAGGATATGGAACAACAAGACGTCAATATTTAG